The genomic DNA TGAACAGGCTCTGCAGAAGAAGGGATCTGTGTCATTGTTACCACCGGCTCTCCGGCGGTCGATACCGGAACAGGACCACTATCAGAGAGCGAACCTAAGTCCTGATTTATACAACCTGATGACAGAATACCTATGGTCAATATAAATACAAGAATGAGGAGGACCTGATTCTTCATATCATCGGATAGGAGGACTGAATATATATAGTGAACTGGTGACCAGAAGGTACCATCGTGCTCTCCCTTTTAATCCTGATAATATACGTGCTATAATTATCAATCTTCTGCCATGTAAAGATAACAGAATAGATGGTATTCATATCCTTTTCGTCTCATACCTTCTTTTGTGGAACTCTTCACAATCATCCTGACCATAATAGGTCTGTGCATGTTCGAGATAATCTGTAGTATTGATAACGCTATCATCAATGCAGAAGTGCTCGGCTCCATGCAACCAAAATACCGGAGATGGTTTCTGCTATGGGGAATCCTATTCGCCGTATTTCTGGTCCGCGGACTGCTTCCTCTCCTCCTTGTCTGGTTTTCAACACCTGAACTGACTTTATGGGAGGCTTTCACTGCCATGTTCAGTGACAATCCTGATATAAAAGAGGCCATAGAAACCTCTTCCCCTATTCTGCTCATTGGTGGGGGAACATTTCTTATCTTTCTCTTTTTTCACTGGCTCTTCCTTGAAGAGAAACACTTCGGGCTTCCTGGAGAACGGTACTTCTTTTCCAAGGGGGTCTGGTTCTATGCAGTAGTATCCATCCTGCTCATGGCAATTGTCTGGTTTGCAATTGAAAAAAATGCCATGATGGCGTTTGGAGCAGTTGTCGGATCCACGGCCTTTTTTATTGTTCATGGTTTCCGCCAGAATGCAGAACTGCAGGAGCAGAAACTTATCAACGGGGATATGTCTGACATAAGTAAAATCCTGTACCTGGAAGTCATTGATGCGACATTCTCTATTGATGGAGTTCTTGGGGCATTTGCTTTTACTATGTCAGTCCCGCTCATTCTGATTGGAAACGCCCTTGGTGCCATTGCTGTCAGACAGATAACCGTCGGCAATATTGACAGGATAAAAAAATACCGGTTTTTGAAGAACGGAGCAATGTATTCAATCCTTTGTCTGGGGATTATCATGCTCATTGACAGTTTCGGATTTCACATCCCTGAATTTGTCTCGCCGGTGATTACATTCACAGTTGTAGGGTTATTTTACATGAAATCAGTGCGCGAAGCAGGGAGTAAGACTGAATCAGCCTGATTGATCCATGCATATTTTTGCAGCTGAATCACCATGTTTTAGTTGTACAAACACCAATAGTATTGGACACATTTTCGCATCACATATTTTTTGGGAGGTTTTTGTCTGTCCAATACATACAATTCTGAGAATATCAAAATTCTACGGGGCCTTGAACCGGTCAGGGAACGGCCGGCCATGTATATCGGGTCTACCGATAGCCGTGGTCTTCACCATCTTGTTTATGAGGTGGTTGACAATTCCATTGACGAAGCCCTTGCAGGATACTGTACCCATATCCAGGTTGTCATCCACCAGGATGGGAGCGTCAGTGTGGAGGACAACGGGCGTGGTATCCCAATTGACCCGATGAAGGACAATGATAACAAAACTGCTCTTGAAACAGTTCTCACGGTCCTTCATGCAGGTGGAAAGTTTGATAAAAATACCTACCAGGTGTCAGGGGGTCTGCACGGGGTAGGTGTCTCAGTTGTCAATGCACTCTCTGTTGAACTGACTGCTACGGTCTGGAAAGACGGGTATGAGTACCGGATGTTCTTTTCACGAGGTCAGCCACAGACAGACCTTGAGAAAAAAGAAGAAGACTTTGAAGAGATCAAGGATCGGTATATAAAGCGGTACGGGAGCCTTCCCGACAACTGCCCGGAAACAAAAGAAGAATTTCTGAATAGATATCTTTCCAAGATCTCCGGAACAATGATCAGGTTCAAACCGGATTCGAAGATCTTTGAAACGATTGAGTTTGACTATGATATTCTTGCTCACCGATTGCGTGAACTCGCATTTCTGAATTCCGGGATCACCATCAGCATTGCTGACGAGCGGTGTGAGGATTTGGAGGAATGCAGCGAAGTCTTCTCTTATGAGGGCGGGATATCAGAATATGTCAGATATCTCAATCACGAAGCTCAGCCAATCCATGAATCGGTCATCTCTTTTAGCCGAAAAGATGAAGAAGCCAGGGTTGAGGTTGACATCGCATTCCAGTATGCAGCCGCATATTCAGAAAAAGTATACACCTACGTAAACAGTGTCAATACCAAGGAAGGCGGGACACACCTTGAGGGTTTCCGATCTGCCCTTACCAAGGCCATCAATAAAATGGGAAAGGAAAACAAGGCGATCAAGGACCAGAACCTCTCCCTCAAGGGTGATGATGTCAGAGAGGGTCTTACTGCCATTATATCAGTCAGGATGGCAAATCCCCAGTTTGAAGGCCAGACCAAGATGAAACTGGGGAACAGTGAAGTCAAAGGAATTGTTGATTCACTGGTCTATGCATCACTTTGTGAATACTTCGAAGAGCATCCAAAAGAACTCGCCGCTATTGTTGACAAGGCTGTATTGGCATATCAGGCCAGGGAAGCAGCACGTAAAGCAAAAGAACTTGCCAGAAGAAAGAGCACACTTGAATCATCAGGACTTCCAGGAAAACTTGCCGACTGCTCAGAACGCTCTGCAGAAAAGAGTGAGATATACATCGTGGAAGGAGACTCTGCAGGTGGCAGTGCCAAACAGGGGCGGGACAGACGGTTCCAGGCGATTCTTCCCCTTCGTGGTAAGATCCTGAACGTTGAAAAGGCAACGGTCCATAAGATATTGAAAAATAATGAAATTCAGGCACTCATTTCAGCAATCGGGACCGGCGTGGGCGAGTCATTCGATATCGAAAAAGCACGGTATCACCACATCATCATCATGACCGATGCGGATGTGGACGGTGCCCATATCAGCACTCTTCTCATGACATTCTTCTTCAGATATCTGCAGCCACTCATTGAAGCAGGATATATCTACCTGGCCCAGCCTCCTCTCTACCGGATTGCGAAGGGAAAACAGGAGAAGTACGCCTACACCGAAGAGGAGATGAAAGAGATTTTACAGGAGATGGGTGAAAAAGGCGTGAACGTTCAGCGGTACAAAGGTCTTGGAGAGATGAATGCATCCCAGCTCTGGGCAACAACCATGGACCCGGAGACAAGAGTGCTCAAACGGGTAGTCATCGAGGATGCAGCATACGCAAATGAGATCTTTGAAAAGCTGATGGGTGATGATGTAACCGCCCGTCGGGATTTTATCAAACGGCATGCAAAAGAGGTGACGAACCTTGACATCTGAAGAATCCCAGCAGCCACTCTTTGTCCCGAAGGTCAATCCTGTCAATATCGAAGAGGAGATGAAATCCTCCTATATCGATTATGCAATGTCTGTCATCATCGGGCGTGCAATTCCTGATGTCAGGGATGGATTAAAACCAGTGCACCGGCGGTCACTCTTTGCCATGTGGGAGATGGGAAACACCCATGACAAGCCATATAAAAAATCCGCCCGTGTAGTCGGAGATGTCATGGGTAAGTATCACCCGCATGGTGATGCATCCATCTATGATACCATCGTCAAGATGGCCCAGCCCTTCTCGTACCGGATGATGCTGGTCGACGGTCAGGGGAACTTCGGTTCTGTTGACGGTGACGCCCCTGCAGCAATGCGTTATACTGAGGTCAGACTGAAACGGGAAGCAGAAGAACTTCTCACCGATCTTGAAAAAGAGACCGTCGAGTTTGTCCCGAACTTTGATGAATCCCTGCAGGAACCATCTGTCCTTCCGGCAAAACTGCCCAACCTTCTCATTAACGGATCTGACGGTATTGCTGTTGGTATCGCAACCAAAATGCCACCCCACAACCTGGGAGAAGTATGTGATGCCGTCTGTCACTACCTGGAACACCCGGATACGACGGTCTATGAACTCATGCAGATTATGCCCGGTCCTGATTTCCCGACCGGAGGTATCATCATGGGGACCGACGGGATTCAGAATGCATACCTCTCCGGACAGGGGAAACTGACCGTCAGGGGGGTTGCAGAGATAGATGAATCAGGAAAACGCAACCAGATCATCATCACCGAGATCCCGTACCAGGTTAATAAAGCCAAACTTATCGAGCATATCGCAGAGTTAGTCAAAGAGAAGAGGATTGAAGGGATTTCGGATCTCAGGGATGAATCTGACAAGGACGGCATGAGGATTGTCATCGATCTTCGGAAAGATGCACGACCTCAGCTGATCCTGAATCACCTCTATAAGCACACTGCTCTTGAAAGCACCTTTGGGATTATTAACTACGCAATCGTTGATCGTCAGCCAAAGATCCTTGGACTTATCCCTCTGATTGAGCAGTTTGTCCGTCATCGAATAACGGTTATTACGAGAAGGAGCGAGTTTGACAAGCGAAAAGCTGAAGAACGGGTTCATATCCTCCGGGGTCTGCTCCATGCAATCGACAATATCGACGCAGTAATCACGACTATCCGAGCAGCACAGACTGCAGATGAGGCAAAGGAAGCACTTATTGCCAAATTCTCCCTTGATGAAGCACAGGCCGGTGCAATCCTTCAGATGCAGCTTCGCCGGCTTGCAGCTCTTGAAAAGCAGAAACTTATCGATGAACGGGAACAACTGGAAGCTGAAATCAGAAAGCTTATCGAACTTCTCTCATCCGAGGATAATATCAGGGCTGAAATTTCCCGGGAACTTCAGGAACTTCGGGAAAAATACGCCGACAAGAGAAGAACCCAGATCACCGGTGATCTACAGGAGATTGTCAGGGAAGATCTTATCCCTAACAAGCAGGTTCTTGTCTGTCTGACTCACCAGAATTATGTCAAGCACATGGATGTGGATGCCTACCGGGTTCAGGGCAGGGGAGGCAGAGGTGTTATGGGAATCTCCATTAAAGATGGAGATTATGTAGAACAGGTCTTTGTTGCAAATACCCATGACCATCTCCTCTGTTTCACCTCAACTGGACGGGCATACTGGCTCAGAGTCTTTGATATACCGGAAGGCTCCAGGCAGAGTAAAGGGAAGGCAATTGTAAATCTTCTTGACCTTCGGAGTGAGGAACGGGTAACCGCAGTCATCCCGGTCCAGGAGTTCTCATCTGATCGGTTCTTCCTCTTCCTGACCGAACGAGGTATGATCATTAAGATCCCACAGGATGAGTTTTCACGCCCGAGATCTACCGGAGTAAACGCTATTTCCCTGCGTGAGGGTGATAACCTGGTACATGTCATGGTCAGTGATGGTAGCCAGGAGATCATCATCACGACAAAATATGGTCAGAGTCTTCGGTTCCATGAGGAACAAATACCTCTTCGACACCGCAATGCTCTTGGTGTAATCGGAATGCGAATGAAAGATGATGATATCGTAACCAGTATGACCGTCATCGAAGAAGGGAAGCATCTCCTCACCATCACCTCTTCAGGGTATGGAAAACGGACGAACTTTGATGAGTACCGTGGTCATGGCCGTGGGACGATGGGTGTCAGAAACATCAAACTCAAACGAAATGATGGTATTGTCACGGCATTCTCCGCAGGGCCTGAAGAAGAGATCATCCTCATGAGTGCTGAAGGAATTGTCATCAGAACCAGCGTTGAAAAGATCACGATACAGGGTCGTTCAACCCAGGGTGTCAGGATAATGAGACTTGCGGCAGGTGACCGGGTGGTTGGTGTCACCTCACTCTCTCCGGAAGAGCAAAAAGATATCAGTGATGATATACCCCAGGCAGAAATAATCGACGAGGGACCGGATGAAAACGGTTCTTCTGACGAATAATTTTTTGTGTAAGCCTTTTATTACTTAAAAAACAGACATTGAAGAAATGTCACTTTCTATTTACTCGGGTTATTCCCTCATGAATCATCCGTTATATCCGGGTTTCATCAGAGAAGTAAAAGAAGATAATGACATTCTTGCAGTGTATCACTATGGAAGTTCAGTAAACAGAAGTGATTTCAGAGACATTGATATATGTATCATTTCATATAATGATGAGCAATCTGCTTTCTTTGATAGATTACTCCATTATTCAGGATCTTATGCAGCAATGGGTACGGTTCCCCTGGATATTACGTTATTCTCTCTTCTCCCTCTTTATATAAAAATACAAGTTATCAGGGAAGGAATACCAGTCTTTATTCGTGATGATGATATTCTTTTTGATAAAATCTTAAAAACGAACAGACAATGGGACGATTATGAACCATCTTACAGGATAATGATAGAGTGACCAATAAAGAAAGAATCCGCAATTCAATCCGTTTGCTTGACCAGTATATCGATGAATTAAACAAAATATTTCCGGAAAATTACGATGAATATAAAAAATCACTCATCATCAGAAGATCATCTGAGCGACAAATACAGATCATAATTGAACAAATAAATGACATTTGTGCTATGCTCTATCGATATGTATGTTCAGGTATAGCGGGAGATGAATTGTCCATATTGGAAAAATTATCAGAACATTGTCTTTCCACAGAACTGTGTGAAAAAATCAGACATATGAAAGGTTTTCGAAATATCCTAGTACATGGATATACATCACTCAATGATGCCCTCGTTTACAACAATATCTTTCATGGGAGGGCATATATTTATCAATTTATGGAAGAGGTGGAAGATTGTTTGAAAAAATTACACTAACCGGTACAGGTTTCGTGGTATTGATATCTCAAACCTGACACCTTTTCCTTCTTTCCCGGTTTCAGTAATAGAAAGTCCGGTAATTGAGAGGATCTCACGAGACAGGAATAACCCGAAACCGGTGTTTTTTCCAAACCCATGATGGAATATCTTCTTTTTATCCTTTTCAGGAATCCCGACACCATTATCTTCATATATTAAAAGAAGGGCCGAAGGAGTCTCCTCGGTAAAGAACCTGATCTGAGAGACAGTCTCTCCATGCATCAGGGAATTTGAGATAAGATTTGAGAAGACCTTTTCCAAAAGCGGGTCGGCATATATCTCGATAGAGTTGAGATTATCATCCCAGCTCACACACTCCACCCGTCCATACTCACGGGCATTGGCAATGGTAGATCCCAGATTCTGCCACTGAGGCTCTTTGACACCAACATCCTGGTATTCCTTGGTAAACACAATCTGGCTTCTAATTGACTGGGTCGCTTCTACCTGTTTTGCGATAAATGGCTCGAGGTCAGGATCCTTATTCTTCTTTTTCAGAAGATCAAGGTATGCCAGTAAAATAGTAATTTGGTTCAGAACATCATGACGGGTAATAGATGAGAGCAGGTTGAGCTTTCGGTTACTCTGAACAAGGGCATCCTGAGCTATCTTCTGCTTGGTAATATCCATACACAGGAGCAGGATAGCCGGGTTATTCTGCCAGACAATCTCTGCCATACCAACTTCAAGCCACCGAAGTTCTCCGGTATTTGTTAAGGCACGAAGAGATACACCGGCATGTATCTGCTCTCCTTCACGGGCACGTTCCAGAAGGGTGGAGAATTCTTCCAGATCGTCGGGATGGATAATATCTGAAATAGTAGACTGGGTAAGGTTTTGTGAAGTATACCCAAATATTTCAGATGACTTTGGATTTGCAAAAATAATCCTGGTATCACGAAGAACAAAAACACCTTCACCTGCATTATTGACCAACAGTCGGTACTGCTCTTCACGCTGTTTTAATGCTTCTTCAGAGGCTTTGCGGTCAGTGATGTCCCGGGCAATTGTCATCACAAGACTCTGAGTCCTAATCCGGATTGGATAGGTCATAACCTCAGCATAGAGAATCTTCCCGTCTTTCCTGCTGATATGAACCTCATCAGGACCTGTCGGCCGGCCCAGGGCATTTTTCGCAAAGAGAACAGCTGTCTTGGTGATATGCATCGACCCAATCAGACCCATCGTGAAGATATTCCGTCCTTTCAAATCATCAGGTGTATACCCGGTAAGTTCTGTCGCAGCCCGGTTGGATTCGATAAAGGTACCTTTAATATCGGTCAATAGATAAGCTTCAGGCGCATAATCAAAGAGGATCTTGAGACGTTCCTCATTATTTTTTACCTCCTGTTCCGCAGCTTTCCAATCGGAAATATCTGTGAGGACTACGGTCACCGCTCTGATCTCATCAGATTCATCATCCTTTACCGGAGTAAACCGCCGGATATAATCCTTTGAAAGCCAGTGGAACTCATCCTGAACCTGACGCTTTGTAGAAATCACCCTTTGAAGTGCCTGGTCAAACCGCTGGTCTTCACCTGGCGGGAGCATGACCCGCATACGTTTTTCAAGATACTTATCAGCAATATCCCCAAGTTTGTTCCGGTGATATGAGTTCATAAAGAGGTAACAGCCTTCACGATCAACCATGAAGATTGAATCACCGGTTGACTCAACAACGCTCCGGTAGTTGGCCTGAGTAACCTGGAGCGTGGTAAGCGTCTTTCGCTGTTCGGTTACATCCTTAAAGGTCCAGACCCGGCCGATGATTGTCCCGCCAATACGTTGTGGGAGTGTATTGCGTTCAAATACCCGGCCATCACGAAACTCCAGAACATCAAATGCTTCTTTTTCCGGATGAGTCTTGAGGTAATTGATCTTTTCAATAAAAGATTCGCGGTCCTCAAGCTGGTCTTCAAGATACGCCAACAGGACTTCTTCGTCCCGTTCCCCAATAACCGACTCAGGAACAAACCACATGTCCAGGAACTTCTGATTATAATTGATGATCTTCCCAACCCGGTCAACAACAAAGATTCCATCAGACGTGGACTCAAATGTTGCTGTAACCAGTGATGCCCCCCTGGCCACCTCATCTTCAAGCCTGACGCGGTCAGTGATGTCTATTGAGACAACCGTTACCGCAAGGGTCTGCTGCGACGTCTGGTATCGGACAGGGATAAACTTTCTATTGTAAAACCTGCCCTCTTTCTCATACTCTTCAGAAAAATAATTGTTATGCGTAATAACCTGGTTTAAGGAATGAACGAAACGCTGGGTCTCCTCTTCAGTATGGAGATCCTTGTACATCTTTGACTCATAATTTTCGCCATAAATACCAAGTCGTTTCTGATGAGGACTGTTGATGAATAGATACCTGAAATGGCGGTCCACCATGTAGATGGAATCGTCAGTTGCTTCTACAATGGTCCTGAAATTGGTGTCTGCATAATGAAGCGCCTCTTCCCCTTGTTTCTGTCTGACGATCTGTCTGATAAATGTATTCAGCCGGAGAGTTTCCAGTTCGGTTTCATCATTCTGCAGAAAAAAATAATCAATTCCTGCTTTGACCGCTTCTTTTACCACTGCCGGCGCCTGATTTCCGGTGAAGATGGTAACCGGACTGTATTGAATTTGTTTTTTTACCTTCGCGATGAAATCCAGCCCATTTTCTTTTCCAAGATCAAAATCCCCAATGACGACATCATAATGAGCAGTCTGTAATTTATTGATGGTGTCCTTCACATCAGAGGCTGCGCTAATGGATATCTTCGCCCCGTTCTCTGTAAATAACTGGGTTATAAAGGAAAACTGCTTTGGATCTCCAATAGTCAGGATTGTGATGACAGCCAGATCAAATCACCTGAAGGTACGATGAACAACATAAGATACTCTGCTAAATGATTAAAACCATCTGCTCCCGAAGGGGTATCCAGATACACGGGATGTAAAGCATTATCTAACCGAATTTATAATCCGTCCGAGGAGATCAAGCGCTTTCTCCTGGTTTTCCCTGACAGTTCTGATGATGGATTCATAGGTGATTTGAGCATCGCACACTCCATTGGCATAATTGTCTACAGTGCAAATAGCTGCAAAAGGAAGTCCCAGTTCCGCGGCAACGGTCAGTTCACTTCCGATGGTCATTCCAACAATGTCTGCGAACCTCTTCATCCATGAGATCTCAGCTTTACTCTCCAGCCTGGGTCCACGGGTTTGAATATAGGTTCCTCTCTGGATTGCCTCAGGAGAGAGTTTCATCAGAAGTGTCCGAAGATCAGCATCAAATTCAGGATTAACATGGTCGATTGTGTGATTCATAATGGTCGGAACCGGAGTCAGGCAGATAAAATCATCAGGAATAACACGGGATCCCGGAGGGATATCTTCCTGTAATGAACCGGTTGATCCAAGCGCTATGATGCGATCTGCGCCGGCAAGTTTGAGCGCAGCGATATGGGAACGATATGGAATAATATGGGGAGCACATCGGTTCTGATGTCTGAGAAGAAGAAAAAATCCTTCACCTTTAAATAATTCACTTGTGCCATAAGGTGTATGTTGTTCAAATTTTGTAAATTCTGAGCCCTGATAGTCCAGTAATGAAGTTCCACCAATAATACCAAGCATGTATGAGGTCAATCTATTGGTTGTCAGGAATCAAAATTCTTTCAGGAAGAATAACAGAGGGAACGAGTACGAAATCCATCTTTTCGAGAGAGATGGATGAGTATATATGTGATAAGTATCAACCTAATAAGGCGGGCCGGTAGATCAGTGGGAGATCGCTACCTTGGCATGGTAGAGGCCGCGGGTTCAATTCCCGCTCGGTCCATCAGTTTTTACGTTTTTTTCTGACAAAATAATCTCCGAAGATCTGGAAAATAGTGAAAATAAAGGATGAATGATACAGGGATTACTCATCCCAAGAGATCACATCTTATTTGATGATGCATACCTGCACAGGTCAGCCAGATTACAATTATCACAGGCCGGATGTCGTGCAGTACAGACTCGTCGCCCATGCAGGATGAAGAGCCCATTAATCTCTGCCCAGAATTCCTTTGGGAAAACCCGTACCAGATCCATTTCTATCCGATCCGGGTCGCTCTCGTCGGTAAGTCCAAGGCGCATGGACACCCTTCTTACATGGGTATCAACAGCGATTCCCACCGTTTTGGAAAATGCATGATCAAGAACGATATTTGCAGTCTTCCTCCCTACTCCTGGTAACCGTACCAGATCATCCATCTCATCAGGCACCCGGCCATCAAATTCTTTCATGACCATCTGCGATGCCGCAATGATATTCCTTGCCTTGGTGCGGAAAAATCCGGTCGGGTGGATTAGCTTCTCCACATCCTGAACGGGCGCCTCTGAAAGGGCAGCTACATCCGGATATTTCATAAAAAGTTCCCTGGTGACCATGTTTACGCACCGATCAGTAGTCTGTGCGGAAAGAATGGTAGCAATCAGAGTTTCATACGGATTTTTGAAATGCAGAAATTCATCCCTGCTGTTTAAGAGATCGTATCGTGACCGCAGACGTGAAAGAATCGTATTAGGGTCTAAATCAGTCATAAAAGAAGATGGGGTAACGCAGATTTGAACTGCGGTCAAAGCGTCCCAAACGCTCTAGGATGGACCAGGCTACCCTATTACCCCGTGCGGGACATATGTTGAACCCGGTACCATTTATACCCTTCCTTTTTATTTTTTGAGTGGAAATGGATTTTTTCCATTCCTGGTAACGAGCGTTCCGACAAATCTGCCCGTTTCAAGGGTTGATTCCAGAAGAGCAGGATCACGTCCGTCCATCACCAGGAGGGGTATACCGCACCGCTCAACCATCTTCACGGCCACAATATCCATGACCGTATTGACTCCTGCCACAGCCTGCTGACCGATGACAACATCTAAGAGTTCTGCAGGATTCATCGTCTCAAAGCGTTTTGCTGCAGGATCTTTGCGTGGATCAGCTGAATAAATCCCATCAACCGCAGTCAGATTTATGAAAATATCTGCGCCAGTCCGCTCTGCGAGCACTGCAGCCACCGCATCTGTAGTCTGCCCGGGTGTGATACCCCCCATCACAACAATCTTCCCGGTTTCAGCAGCGCAGAGTGCTTCGGTATGACTGGTAACGACACAGGGGTAGGCAGCCTGCCCGAGTGCGCCGACGAGCAATGTCGCATTAAGCCTGGTAACCATGATTCCAAGTTCATCTGAAAACGCTTCATCCGCCTCGAAGGATCGTGCCAGAGAGATATACTGACGGGCAGTTCCACCCCCGCCAACAACAACAAAAAGACGATTTTTCGCAGAAATTCTGGTCAAAACAGAGATATAGGGTTTGATATTCGGACGATCTATATCAGGAAGAAGAATAGACCCGCCCAGTGAGAGCACGATAGTAGGCATTCAACCTCATACGTTACCTGATCGAAAGCATATAGGTTATTCAGCACAATTACATCATTTATAAACCAGCCACCATCTTTCTCATACAAAACAGGGTAATCATGGAAGCGCGACACTATTCCCGTGATGATGCGGGTATCATGCATTGCAATCTGTGTAATCATCATTGCAGGATTGCTGATACAAAAACTGGTATATGCGGTGTCAGGAGATCCATACGTGGCCAGCTAATCGCAGAGACCTATGGCAGGGTTTCATCTGAAGCCGTTGATCCCATCGAGAAAAAACCACTATACCATTTTCTCCCCGGAACACTCTCATATTCCCTGGGCGGAGTCGGGTGTAACTTCTCCTGCAGCCATTGCCAGAACTGGCATATCTCACACGCCAGTTTTGACAGCATCCGGCAAAAGACTCTCTCTCCTGAAGAGGGAGTAAAAAGGGCGATTGCATCAGGATCATCATCGATATCATGGACATATAATGAGCCGACCATCTGGTTTGAGTATACCCAGGATATGGCCAGACTTGCCCACCAGCAGGGTCTGAAAACCGTATACGTGACGAATGGATACATGACCGAAGATGCTCTGACAGATCTTGCCCCTGACCTTGATGCCTGGCGGGTAGATATCAAGGCCTTTACCGAGGAGTTCTACCATAAGGTCTGCAGGGCGCGTCTACAACCCGTTCTTGACACAGCCATACGTGCAAAAGAACTTGGGCTTCACATAGAGGTAGTCCATCTTATGATCCCTGGCCTGAACGATTCACCGGAAGAGACCGGCCGACTAATCTCATGGGTGATTGACAATCTTGGGCAAGACACTCCCGTTCACTTTACCAGGTTTCATCCTGATTTCCAAATGCAGGAAACACCAGCAACCCCTATCAGAACCCTCGAACGTGCTTTCCACCTCGCCAAGGAGAAAGGACTCCGGTATCCCTATCTTGGGAATGTCCCCGGACATGAATATGAACAGACATGGTGCCCCCATTGCAATAACCTCCTGATTGGGCGGTCAGGATATACAGTCGGACCAATTCATCTGCATCATGGCAAATGCGCCCATTGTGGAAAAGAGACCGGCATCATCACATACATATGACTGGCGACCAGGAATACTCCTTTTTCTGTGATCGGATGGCAGGATCATTATGTAAATACCTCCGTTTTATGGGATATGACTGCAGAAGCGCAAATGATCTACCACCAGGAAATCCCCGTGAAGATACTGATATCCTAAAGATCGCAGGGGAGGAGAAGAGGATTATTCTGACACAGGATGCAGAACTTGCACGACGGGGAGAAGGAAATGCTATCAGGCTTGTTTCATCAGATCTTGCTGCACAGATCAGACAACTTGTCCAGGCAGGCCTTATTCATCCGGAGATAAGACTGACAAGGTGT from Methanospirillum hungatei JF-1 includes the following:
- a CDS encoding PAS domain S-box protein, translated to MAVITILTIGDPKQFSFITQLFTENGAKISISAASDVKDTINKLQTAHYDVVIGDFDLGKENGLDFIAKVKKQIQYSPVTIFTGNQAPAVVKEAVKAGIDYFFLQNDETELETLRLNTFIRQIVRQKQGEEALHYADTNFRTIVEATDDSIYMVDRHFRYLFINSPHQKRLGIYGENYESKMYKDLHTEEETQRFVHSLNQVITHNNYFSEEYEKEGRFYNRKFIPVRYQTSQQTLAVTVVSIDITDRVRLEDEVARGASLVTATFESTSDGIFVVDRVGKIINYNQKFLDMWFVPESVIGERDEEVLLAYLEDQLEDRESFIEKINYLKTHPEKEAFDVLEFRDGRVFERNTLPQRIGGTIIGRVWTFKDVTEQRKTLTTLQVTQANYRSVVESTGDSIFMVDREGCYLFMNSYHRNKLGDIADKYLEKRMRVMLPPGEDQRFDQALQRVISTKRQVQDEFHWLSKDYIRRFTPVKDDESDEIRAVTVVLTDISDWKAAEQEVKNNEERLKILFDYAPEAYLLTDIKGTFIESNRAATELTGYTPDDLKGRNIFTMGLIGSMHITKTAVLFAKNALGRPTGPDEVHISRKDGKILYAEVMTYPIRIRTQSLVMTIARDITDRKASEEALKQREEQYRLLVNNAGEGVFVLRDTRIIFANPKSSEIFGYTSQNLTQSTISDIIHPDDLEEFSTLLERAREGEQIHAGVSLRALTNTGELRWLEVGMAEIVWQNNPAILLLCMDITKQKIAQDALVQSNRKLNLLSSITRHDVLNQITILLAYLDLLKKKNKDPDLEPFIAKQVEATQSIRSQIVFTKEYQDVGVKEPQWQNLGSTIANAREYGRVECVSWDDNLNSIEIYADPLLEKVFSNLISNSLMHGETVSQIRFFTEETPSALLLIYEDNGVGIPEKDKKKIFHHGFGKNTGFGLFLSREILSITGLSITETGKEGKGVRFEISIPRNLYRLV
- a CDS encoding MTAP family purine nucleoside phosphorylase, which produces MLGIIGGTSLLDYQGSEFTKFEQHTPYGTSELFKGEGFFLLLRHQNRCAPHIIPYRSHIAALKLAGADRIIALGSTGSLQEDIPPGSRVIPDDFICLTPVPTIMNHTIDHVNPEFDADLRTLLMKLSPEAIQRGTYIQTRGPRLESKAEISWMKRFADIVGMTIGSELTVAAELGLPFAAICTVDNYANGVCDAQITYESIIRTVRENQEKALDLLGRIINSVR
- the nth gene encoding endonuclease III, which produces MTDLDPNTILSRLRSRYDLLNSRDEFLHFKNPYETLIATILSAQTTDRCVNMVTRELFMKYPDVAALSEAPVQDVEKLIHPTGFFRTKARNIIAASQMVMKEFDGRVPDEMDDLVRLPGVGRKTANIVLDHAFSKTVGIAVDTHVRRVSMRLGLTDESDPDRIEMDLVRVFPKEFWAEINGLFILHGRRVCTARHPACDNCNLADLCRYASSNKM
- the pyrH gene encoding UMP kinase produces the protein MPTIVLSLGGSILLPDIDRPNIKPYISVLTRISAKNRLFVVVGGGGTARQYISLARSFEADEAFSDELGIMVTRLNATLLVGALGQAAYPCVVTSHTEALCAAETGKIVVMGGITPGQTTDAVAAVLAERTGADIFINLTAVDGIYSADPRKDPAAKRFETMNPAELLDVVIGQQAVAGVNTVMDIVAVKMVERCGIPLLVMDGRDPALLESTLETGRFVGTLVTRNGKNPFPLKK
- the amrS gene encoding AmmeMemoRadiSam system radical SAM enzyme produces the protein MEARHYSRDDAGIMHCNLCNHHCRIADTKTGICGVRRSIRGQLIAETYGRVSSEAVDPIEKKPLYHFLPGTLSYSLGGVGCNFSCSHCQNWHISHASFDSIRQKTLSPEEGVKRAIASGSSSISWTYNEPTIWFEYTQDMARLAHQQGLKTVYVTNGYMTEDALTDLAPDLDAWRVDIKAFTEEFYHKVCRARLQPVLDTAIRAKELGLHIEVVHLMIPGLNDSPEETGRLISWVIDNLGQDTPVHFTRFHPDFQMQETPATPIRTLERAFHLAKEKGLRYPYLGNVPGHEYEQTWCPHCNNLLIGRSGYTVGPIHLHHGKCAHCGKETGIITYI
- a CDS encoding Mut7-C RNAse domain-containing protein, with amino-acid sequence MTGDQEYSFFCDRMAGSLCKYLRFMGYDCRSANDLPPGNPREDTDILKIAGEEKRIILTQDAELARRGEGNAIRLVSSDLAAQIRQLVQAGLIHPEIRLTRCSRCNALLQEGTSPEKPNTPIPEDIPLVYCPVCNRQYWEGTHTKNMRDNLLQMVNKK